Below is a window of Planococcus rifietoensis DNA.
CTTCAATTGAATCGCGCGTCAAGGCATTAGCGGATAATTGATTGATCAGTCCCATATCGAGCACTTGCAATGTTACGCCGAGCGTTTCTGCAATGCGTTTTGCATGGTCGATTTCCTGCGAGTGGCGCTGGCCGTAATCGAAAGTGACGGCGAGCACTTCGCTGAATTGTTCAAGCGCCCAAAAGAGGCAAGTGGTGCTGTCTTGCCCGCCGCTGAATACAACGACTGCTTTTTCATTTTTCATTTCAATACAGCTCCTTAGTTTTTTAGAGAGGGAGTTTGCGAACCTCTTTTATGAAACAGTTACCATAATAGCATAATTAGGCAAGTTCCTGTGCTTTTTCAGGTGTAGCAAAATGGTGTCAGGGTATATAAGTGGTAAAAGGGAGGAGTGGGTGCAGATGAAAGCTATCGTTATTGACCAGTACGGAGGGAAAGAGCAACTGAAAGAACGTGAAGTGGAAACGCCCGCTATTTCAGCGCATCAAGTGTTGGTGGAAGTTCATGCAACTTCAGTCAACCCGATTGATTGGAAGCTGAGGGAAGGCTATTTGAAAGAAATGCTGCCATGGGAATTCCCGATCATTCTCGGATGGGATGTTGCAGGAGTCGTCAAAGAAGTAGGCGATGAGGTTAAGCATTATCATCCAGGCGACCGGGTTTTTGCGCGTCCGGATACCACACGTCAAGGAACGTATGCTGAATTTGTCCCGGTAGAGGAAAACCTGCTGGCTCGCATGCCTGAAAGCATGAGTTTTGAAGAAGGCGCAGCAATTCCATTGACGGGGCTAACTGCATGGCAATGCCTGGTGGAGATTGGGCATATCAAGAAAGGCGATAAAGTGCTGATCCATGCAGGTGCTGGCGGCGTCGGAAGCATGGCGATCCAGATCGCCAACAGCATCGGCTGTTATGTAGCGACAACAGCAAGCGATAAAAATGACGAACTCGTCACGTCTCTCGGCGCGAATCGTGTCATCGACTACCGCGAAGAGGATTTCTCGGAAGTGCTGGAGAATTTTGATTTCGTATTGGATACAATGGGCGGCGAAACGCTCGAAAAAAGTTACGGCGTATTGAAGCGCGGCGGCAGGCTTGTCAGCATAGCCGGACAGCCTGATGAAGAACAAGCGGAAAAACTCGGCATTGACGTCAGCAGTTTCTGGCTGGAGCCAAATGGCCAGCAATTGAAAAAATTGGGCGATTTGTTTGTCAGCGGCGAAGTGAAGCCGGAAGTCGGCCATATCTATCCGTTGACGGAAGAAGGCGTACGGGAAGCGCATGAATTAAGCGAATCCCATCATGCCAGAGGGAAAATCGTCATTCAAGTGAAGAAATGATCATAGAAAAAGCACGCGGCTAGGATAGAGGCCGCGTGCTTTTACTTGTGTTATTCAGGTTTTCCGGAACGTTCTTCCGAATAATAATCGTCTGGTGCATCGCTTTGTGCTTCGTCTTTACGGACGACAAGCACGTCGCATTTAGAGGAGCGGACGATATGTTCTGATACACTGCCGATGAGGAAACGTTCGACTGCATTCAAACCGGTCGCGCCGCAGATGATCAAGTCGGCTTCGACTCGTTCAGCCAATTCACGGGGAATCATTGTTTTGGGGGAACCGTAATCGACCACGATATTGACTTTCTCAACACCGCCGGCTTCGGCTTCTTTTTTATAATCCCCAAGCAAGTCTTCAGCGAATTTCTGGGCACGGTCAGCGATCGAACGGTCATATGCTTCG
It encodes the following:
- a CDS encoding universal stress protein; translation: MTLKYNQIMVAVDGSKEAEWAFKKSIGIATRNHATLNLVNVIDTRSFAAIEAYDRSIADRAQKFAEDLLGDYKKEAEAGGVEKVNIVVDYGSPKTMIPRELAERVEADLIICGATGLNAVERFLIGSVSEHIVRSSKCDVLVVRKDEAQSDAPDDYYSEERSGKPE
- a CDS encoding NADP-dependent oxidoreductase — its product is MKAIVIDQYGGKEQLKEREVETPAISAHQVLVEVHATSVNPIDWKLREGYLKEMLPWEFPIILGWDVAGVVKEVGDEVKHYHPGDRVFARPDTTRQGTYAEFVPVEENLLARMPESMSFEEGAAIPLTGLTAWQCLVEIGHIKKGDKVLIHAGAGGVGSMAIQIANSIGCYVATTASDKNDELVTSLGANRVIDYREEDFSEVLENFDFVLDTMGGETLEKSYGVLKRGGRLVSIAGQPDEEQAEKLGIDVSSFWLEPNGQQLKKLGDLFVSGEVKPEVGHIYPLTEEGVREAHELSESHHARGKIVIQVKK